In the genome of Dyadobacter fermentans DSM 18053, the window AAAGGGATGCTCTTTGTGTCGGCCATAGCCTCGTTTGCTTCCTCGTTTTTCCTTGTGCTCTACGCCGTCGATATCCTGGTTTTTCGCGAGGTGAACAAAATGTACCGGACCATTCATAAGCTCAAAATGCGGGATTTCAATATGGCCCCGCGCAAGAAGCTGATCAGGGAATCGAACCCGTTGAAGACCATCAACGATGAGATTTTTGTTTATGTAACCAAAAAACAAAAGGAGATCGACGAGCTGAAAAAGCTGGAACTCTTCCGCCGGGAGTTCCTGGCCGACGTTTCCCACGAATTTAAAACACCCATTTTCGCCGCCCAGGGGTTTATCCACACTTTGCTCGATGGCGCAATGGACGATGATAATGTGCGCGAACGCTTCCTGCGTAAAGCCGCGAACAACCTCGACAGCCTGGATGTGCTCGTGAAAGACCTGCTCGTGCTCTCGCAAATGGAAACCGGGGATATTAAAATGAATATCGTCCCGACCGACCTCCGCAAACTCACCCTCAGCATATTCAGCCGCTTGGAACACATCGCCAAAAACCGCAATGTGACATTGAAAGTTAAACCGGACGATATGCAGGAAGTGTGGATCAAGGCCGACGCTGACCGCATGGAGCAGGTAATGCTCAACCTGATCGAAAACGCCATCAAATATGGCAATGAGAATGGCAAGGTGATCGTGCATTTCAGCGAAAGCAAAAAATACATCGAAGTAGAGGTGAAAGACAACGGCCCAGGCATTCCGCACGAGCATTTGAACCGTATTTTCGAGCGCTTTTACCGGATCGACAAGAGCCGCAGCAAAGAAATCGGCGGTACAGGTTTGGGACTTGCCATTGTTAAGCATATATTGAATGCCCACGACACCAAAATCGCCGTCATGTCGAAGCCGGACAAGGGTACAACGTTTTCATTCAAGCTCGAAAAAGCGTATCACCTGGCGGAACCGAAAGCGGACGATGTCGTGAACCAGGTGAATCCATAATCAATTTCTAACACCATAATCCATTATCCATGTTTATCCACAACGTATTCTTCTGGTTGAAAGAGAAGGACAACGAAGAAGCAAGACAGGCCCTTCTGGCGGGCATCAAATCGCTGGAAGCTATTGAATCCATCGAATCAGCCTACATCGGGCCGCCGGCTGCTACCCGCAGACCGGTGATCGACGCTACTTACGACTTCGCGGAGATATTGGTTTTTAAGGATGAGGCTGGCCATGACGTGTACCAGGTTCACCCATTGCACAAAAAGTTCGTGGAAGAATGCGCGCACCTTTGGGAGAAGGTGGTGATCTACGACGTAGAAGCATAATCCTAATATTTGTTAACAAGTTATCCACACGCCAAATGTGTATAACTTGTTAACAACTTCAAAAAACCCACTCTTTCAATCGATTAACCTACATTTATAGGTTACTCACAATGTGGATAACTCATAAGACACTATCGGTTACTGATCCTCCCGGCACTATTCTGGCGTCCAATCCGTTCTAAGAACAGTACAAAACGAACTAGAACCGTGAAAAAGAATAGTGTTTTGCTGTCGGTCATCATGACGGTGATTGCAGCTATTTCGATCTCATCCTGTACCTACCGATCCTACGATCCCGGTTACGACTACGGCTACCGGCACGGTTACAGGCATTACCATGCCCCCCCTCCGCCACCACGTGTGGTTGTGGTAAAACCAGCACCGCGTCGCATCATATATGCCGACCGTCACCGCCATTACCGCCACGACAACCGGGCTTATCGCAAACAATACCGTCGCAACGATCACTACGGCAACAACGGACGTCAGCGTGGTCCCAGACGATAATTAATACACCTTTTGATAAAAAAAGGCCAGATACTGTGCGCCAAGCCACTTTATCTGGCCTTTTCTTTCTATTTTGCAGTTTATGGATATACTTGATGTACTAAAAACCAACGCCGGTTTACATCCAGATAAGCTTGCCTACGGATACATTGGCAAGGAGGGTGAAGTGACCGAGCAACTTCGTTACAGCGAACTTCATCAGCAAGTACTGGCTGCCTCTCACCAACTGAGCGCCAAATTTCCCGTCAATGCGCGGGTGATTTTGTTGCTGCCTGCCGAGGCTGCTTTCATTTGCTCCTTCCTGGGCACGCTGCATGCGGGCATTATCGCCGTGCCGACGCCCATCAGCTATTCCGAGCCTGGCATTAACCGCATCCTCAGCATCATCCGTGACTGCGACGCTGCGGGGATCATTACCAATGCGAAGACGTACAAAATGCTGTTTCAGCGGAAAAACGATGCTTCTTCCGCATTGCAGGAATACGACATCGAGTGGGTTTTCACAGACGACCTGATGGCTGCCCCCGCCGCTGCGGCAGCGGTGCGGAGGCATAAGCAATCGGTCGAAACGGCCTATTTGCAATATACTTCCGGCTCCACCAGCCAGCCCAAAGGCGTGATGATCAGCCACCCGAACCTGACCGCCAACTTACGCGCCATCAACAACTGCTTTGGCCGCACCGCGGACGACACTTCGGTTACCTGGCTGCCGCATTATCACGACATGGGACTTGTGGACGGGCTTTTATCCCCGCTTTTCACCGGCGGCACGGGCTACATCATTTCCCCGCTGCTGTTCATTACCAAGCCCGCATTGCTCCTGCAAACGATCAGTAATTATCGGGCCGGCTTCTGCGGCGGTCCGGGCTTCGGGCTCGACCATTGCCTTGCGCGCATTCCGGAAGAACAGCTGCACGCATTGGACCTCAGCTCATTGCGCGTCCTTTACGTAGGCGCCGAACCGATCCGGATCGCTACGCTCGAACGGTTCGCAGCCGCCACGCAAGCAGCCGGTTTCAGGAAAAACAGCCTGGTACCGTCCTATGGCCTTGCCGAAGCAACGTTGGCCGTGAGCCTGCATTTGAACGGCGTTGACTTGACCTACCACAAACTGGGCGATGCGGTCAACAAGGAAGTGGTAGCATGCGGCCCGCCCGTGGAATTCACGGAAGTGCAGATCGTGAACCCAACCAACGGGGTAGTATGCCCGAATGGCCAGGAAGGCGAAATTTGGGTAAAAAACAGCGCGATTGCCGGCGGATACTGGGAAAAACCAGAAGCTACAAAAGCGACATTCCAGGCCTACACCAGCGATGGCAATGGTCCTTATTTGCGGACCGGCGATTTAGGGTTTATGGAAAACGGCCTTCTCTTCATCACAGGCCGCACCAAAGAGCTCATCATCATACGCGGAGTGAACTATTACCCGCAGGATATTGAAGAAGTCGTAAGCGGAAGTCATCCGGACATTCAGCCTAATGCCTCGGCGGCATTTTCGGTGGAAACGGAGCAAGGCGAAGCGCTGATGATCGTGAGCGAAGTGCGCCGCGTGACGCAGACACCGGATGATGAAAAATCCATCAAAACCAAAATGGCCCAAAGTGTAGGATTGGCCTTTGGCCTCATTCCTCACAATATTACACTCATCGCTCCCGGAAAACTGCCGAAAACATCCAGCGGAAAGATCCAGCGATTGAAAGCGCGTGAGATTTTTGCCCGGAAAACAATTCTAGATTAACGCCGGTTACATAAAAGGTCGTTTGCTTTTGAAAAATTCGCAAAAGTACTAATTTCACCTTTGCATTCGATGCGATCACAAACTTTTAACTAAATGAGTAAAACATTTACCGAGATTTCCGGCTGGATAGTTGAGCGCATTGCACACCACGCGGAAATAGAACCCTCCGAAGTAGATTTGGACGCCGAGATCATCGACTACCGTCTGGACTCCCTCCTGATGGTCGACATCACCACCGAATTGCAGGAATGGCTCGGCATCGAACTCAGCCCCTCCATTTTCTGGGAAATGGGCAC includes:
- a CDS encoding sensor histidine kinase, with the translated sequence MSLSPRFIAVILAFLISLITTTFLAFVDGVSKGMLFVSAIASFASSFFLVLYAVDILVFREVNKMYRTIHKLKMRDFNMAPRKKLIRESNPLKTINDEIFVYVTKKQKEIDELKKLELFRREFLADVSHEFKTPIFAAQGFIHTLLDGAMDDDNVRERFLRKAANNLDSLDVLVKDLLVLSQMETGDIKMNIVPTDLRKLTLSIFSRLEHIAKNRNVTLKVKPDDMQEVWIKADADRMEQVMLNLIENAIKYGNENGKVIVHFSESKKYIEVEVKDNGPGIPHEHLNRIFERFYRIDKSRSKEIGGTGLGLAIVKHILNAHDTKIAVMSKPDKGTTFSFKLEKAYHLAEPKADDVVNQVNP
- a CDS encoding fatty acyl-AMP ligase — translated: MDILDVLKTNAGLHPDKLAYGYIGKEGEVTEQLRYSELHQQVLAASHQLSAKFPVNARVILLLPAEAAFICSFLGTLHAGIIAVPTPISYSEPGINRILSIIRDCDAAGIITNAKTYKMLFQRKNDASSALQEYDIEWVFTDDLMAAPAAAAAVRRHKQSVETAYLQYTSGSTSQPKGVMISHPNLTANLRAINNCFGRTADDTSVTWLPHYHDMGLVDGLLSPLFTGGTGYIISPLLFITKPALLLQTISNYRAGFCGGPGFGLDHCLARIPEEQLHALDLSSLRVLYVGAEPIRIATLERFAAATQAAGFRKNSLVPSYGLAEATLAVSLHLNGVDLTYHKLGDAVNKEVVACGPPVEFTEVQIVNPTNGVVCPNGQEGEIWVKNSAIAGGYWEKPEATKATFQAYTSDGNGPYLRTGDLGFMENGLLFITGRTKELIIIRGVNYYPQDIEEVVSGSHPDIQPNASAAFSVETEQGEALMIVSEVRRVTQTPDDEKSIKTKMAQSVGLAFGLIPHNITLIAPGKLPKTSSGKIQRLKAREIFARKTILD
- a CDS encoding acyl carrier protein, producing the protein MSKTFTEISGWIVERIAHHAEIEPSEVDLDAEIIDYRLDSLLMVDITTELQEWLGIELSPSIFWEMGTINATTQWIVEHQEA
- a CDS encoding Dabb family protein — its product is MFIHNVFFWLKEKDNEEARQALLAGIKSLEAIESIESAYIGPPAATRRPVIDATYDFAEILVFKDEAGHDVYQVHPLHKKFVEECAHLWEKVVIYDVEA